In Epinephelus lanceolatus isolate andai-2023 chromosome 16, ASM4190304v1, whole genome shotgun sequence, one DNA window encodes the following:
- the LOC117263029 gene encoding uncharacterized protein LOC117263029 isoform X4 yields the protein MMKSLFLLLLFCHVVSPMTHSLQLFYTGSLRVPNFPEFVAVVMVDGVEVIYCDSNTTIAEPKQDWMKKLLKDDVKHMDWYNDECRHSHSFFNTTIERMMQQFNQIGGVHTFQQMFGCEWDDETGKVNGFNQYGYDGEDFIALDLKTETWIAPKPQAVPTKHKWDNDKTGLAAIKTYLTQHCPDQVKKYVDYGRSSLLRKELPSVSLLQKSPSSPVSCHATGFYPNRAIMFWRKDGEELHENVDHGEILPNHDGTFQMNSDLDLSSVPPEDWEKYDCVFHLSGVKDIVTKLDKAVIWTNRVYQSLKLFYTGSVRVPNFPEFVAVVMVDGVEVIYCDSNTTIAEPKQDWMKKLLKDDVKHMDWYNDECRHSHSFFNTTIETLMQQFNQTGGVHTFQRMFGCEWDDETGKVNGFNQYGYDGEDFIALDLKTETWIAPKPQAVPTKHKWDNDKTGLAAIKTYLTQHCPDQVKKYVDYGRSSLLRKELPSVSLLQKSPSSPVSCHATGFYPNRAIMFWRKDGEELHENVDHGEILPNHDGSFQMSSDLDLSSVPPEDWRRYECVFHLSGVKDIVTKLDKAVIRTNRGESHVGPIIIRAVGVLLLLALVYTGCFICKRKHNGYQPTNIQMDQS from the exons ATgatgaaaagtttatttttgttgctcCTTTTCTGTCATGTTGTATCTCCAA TGACTCACTCCCTGCAACTGTTCTACACTGGATCGCTGAGAGTCCCAAACTTCCCAGAGTTTGTTGCTGTTGTAATGGTTGATGGAGTTGAGGTGATTTACTGTGACAGCAACACTACAATAGCAGAACCCAAACAGGACTGGATGAAAAAACTACTGAAAGATGATGTAAAACACATGGACTGGTACAATGATGAGTGTCGTCATAGTCACAGCTTCTTCAATACCACCATTGAGAGAATGATGCAGCAATTTAACCAAATTGGAG GTGTTCACACTTTCCAGCAGATGTTTGGCTGTGAGTGGGACGATGAGACTGGAAAGGTTAATGGTTTTAATCAGTATGGTTATGATGGAGAAGACTTCATAGCACTTGACCTGAAGACAGAGACATGGATCGCTCCTAAACCACAAGCTGTCCCCACCAAACACAAGTGGGACAATGACAAAACAGGATTAGCGGCCATTAAAACCTATCTCACCCAACATTGTCCTGACCAGGTGAAGAAGTACGTGGACTATGGGAGGAGCTCTCTGCTGAGAAAAG agcttccctcagtgtctctcctccagaagtctccctcctctccagtcAGCTGCCACGCTACAGGTTTCTACCCAAACAGAGCCATAATGTTctggaggaaagatggagaggagCTTCATGAGAACGTGGACCATGGAGAGATCCTCCCCAACCACGATGGAACCTTCCAGATGAACAGTGACCTGGACCTTTCATCAGTCCCACCTGAAGACTGGGAGAAGTACGACTGTGTGTTTCATCTCTCTGGTGTGAAGGACATCGTCACCAAACTGGACAAAGCAGTGATCTGGACCAACAGAG tgtaTCAGTCCCTGAAACTGTTCTACACTGGATCGGTGAGAGTCCCAAACTTCCCAGAGTTTGTTGCTGTTGTAATGGTTGATGGAGTTGAGGTGATTTACTGTGACAGCAACACTACAATAGCAGAACCCAAACAGGACTGGATGAAAAAACTACTGAAAGATGATGTAAAACACATGGACTGGTACAATGATGAGTGTCGTCATAGTCACAGCTTCTTCAATACCACCATTGAGACTCTGATGCAGCAATTTAACCAAACTGGAG GTGTTCACACTTTCCAGCGGATGTTTGGCTGTGAGTGGGACGATGAGACTGGAAAGGTTAATGGTTTTAATCAGTATGGTTATGATGGAGAAGACTTCATAGCACTTGACCTGAAGACAGAGACATGGATCGCTCCTAAACCACAAGCTGTCCCCACCAAACACAAGTGGGACAATGACAAAACAGGATTAGCGGCCATTAAAACCTATCTCACCCAACATTGTCCTGACCAGGTGAAGAAGTACGTGGACTATGGGAGGAGCTCTCTGCTGAGAAAAG agcttccctcagtgtctctcctccagaagtctccctcctctccagtcAGTTGCCACGCTACAGGTTTCTACCCAAACAGAGCCATAATGTTctggaggaaagatggagaggagCTTCATGAGAACGTGGACCACGGAGAGATCCTCCCCAACCACGATGGATCCTTCCAGATGAGCAGTGACCTGGACCTTTCATCAGTCCCACCTGAAGACTGGAGGAGGTACGAGTGTGTGTTTCATCTCTCTGGTGTGAAGGACATCGTCACCAAACTGGACAAAGCAGTGATCAGGACCAACAGAG GAGAGTCCCATGTTGGTCCTATAATTATCAGAGCTGTTGGAGTACTGCTTCTGCTGGCACTTGTCTACACTGGATGCTTTATCTGTAAAAGGAAACATAATG GGTACCAACCTACTAACATTCAAATGGACCAAAGCTGA
- the LOC117263028 gene encoding LOW QUALITY PROTEIN: zinc-alpha-2-glycoprotein-like (The sequence of the model RefSeq protein was modified relative to this genomic sequence to represent the inferred CDS: substituted 1 base at 1 genomic stop codon) has product MSIELTLLSSRLTYQNKMKTLFVLLLSCHIASTVEHSLKFFFTGSYGIPNFPEFVGVVMVNHTEVIYCDSNIKRAEPKQDWMKKIIDDDPKHLDWYTDECRVGQWFFRSTIESLMQRLKQTGGVHTLQNMFGCEWNDDTEEVKGFNRFGYDGEDFMSLDLRRATWIPETQFSPFELDFNEDLMEIYQQTLNTKQEWDSDKAKIKNIMHLLTQRCPQXLRKYLSFGKSSLLRKELPSVSLLQKSPSSPVSCHATGFYPNSAMMFWRKDGEEIHEDVDHGEILPNHDGSFQMSSDLNVSSVPPEDWRRYDCVFQLSGVKEDIVTKLDKAVIRTNRVSSSGFPTGLVIGVVVGLLLLLLLSLFIVGLFIWRRNNNGFQPANRDSED; this is encoded by the exons atgtcaaTTGAGCTGACTCTGTTGAGCTCCAGGCTTACTTATCAAAACAAGATGAAGACGTTATTTGTGTTGCTCCTCTCCTGTCACATTGCATCTACAG ttgaaCACTCCCTAAAGTTTTTCTTCACTGGATCTTATGGCATCCCAAACTTCCCAGAGTTTGTGGGTGTTGTGATGGTTAATCACACTGAGGTGATTTACTGCGACAGCAACATCAAGAGAGCAGAACCCAAACAGGACTGGATGAAGAAAATAATAGATGATGATCCAAAACACTTGGACTGGTACACTGATGAGTGTCGTGTTGGTCAATGGTTCTTCCGTTCAACCATTGAAAGTCTGATGCAGCGtttaaaacaaactggag GTGTTCACACTTTGCAGAACATGTTTGGCTGTGAGTGGAATGATGACACTGAAGAGGTTAAAGGCTTCAATCGGTTTGGTTATGATGGAGAAGACTTCATGTCTTTGGACCTGAGGAGAGCAACATGGATACCTGAAACACAATTTTCCCCTTTTGAGTTGGACTTTAATGAAGACTTGATGGAAATATACCAACAGACTCTTAACACCAAACAAGAGTGGGACAGTGAcaaagctaaaataaaaaacatcatgcATCTCCTCACTCAGCGTTGTCCTCAGTAGCTGAGGAAGTATTTAAGCTTTGGGAAGAGCTCTCTGCTGAGAAAAG AGCTTCCCTCAGTGTCTCTCCTCCAGaagtctccctcctctccagtcAGCTGCCACGCTACAGGTTTCTACCCAAACAGCGCCATGATGTTctggaggaaagatggagaggagaTTCATGAGGACGTGGATCATGGAGAGATCCTCCCCAACCATGATGGATCCTTCCAGATGAGCAGTGACCTGAACGTTTCATCAGTCCCACCTGAAGACTGGAGGAGGTACGACTGTGTGTTTCAGCTCTCTGGTGTGAAGGAGGACATCGTCACCAAACTGGACAAAGCAGTGATCAGGACCAACAGAG TTTCTTCTTCAGGGTTCCCCACTGGTCTTGTTATTGGAGTTGTGGtaggactgctgctgctgctgctgctgtcactctTTATCGTTGGACTTTTCATCTGGAGAAGGAACAATAATG GGTTTCAGCCTGCTAACA GGGACAGTGAAGATTAG
- the LOC117263464 gene encoding major histocompatibility complex class I-related protein 1-like — MKTLCVLLLFCHVASTVKHSLKYFLTASSGVPNFPEFVGAAMVDDVQVGYCDSNIKTAEPKQDWMRKIIKADPQHLEWYTLKCFGSQQVFRANLDNLKQRLNQTGGAHILQRMNGCEWDDETGEVIGFNQYGYDGEDFISLDLQTLTWTAPKQQAFITKLRWDAEKARIQYNKDYYTHKCPDLLKNYVQYGRSFLQRREHPAVSLLQKSPSSPVSCHATGFYPDSAMMFWRKDGEEIHEDVYHGEILPNHDGSFQITVELDVSSVPPEDWRRYDCVFQLSGVKDIVTKLDKAVIRTNQVCSYGFPVGGVIGIVVVLLLLALCITGLFIWKRNYHGFQPANMGQ, encoded by the exons ATGAAGACGTTGTGTGTGTTGCTCCTCTTCTGTCACGTTGCATCTACAG TAAAACACTCCCTGAAATATTTCCTCACTGCATCTTCTGGAGTCCCAAACTTTCCAGAGTTTGTGGGTGCTGCCATGGTTGATGACGTTCAGGTGGGTTACTGTGACAGCAACATCAAGACAGCAGAACCCAAACAGGACTGgatgagaaaaataataaaggcTGACCCACAACACTTGGAGTGGTACACTCTGAAGTGTTTTGGTAGTCAGCAGGTCTTCAGAGCCAACCTCGACAACTTGAAACAACGCTTGAACCAAACTGGAG gtGCTCACATTTTACAGAGGATGAATGGCTGTGAGTGGGATGATGAGACCGGAGAGGTCATTGGATTTAATCAATACGGTTATGATGGGGAAGACTTCATATCATTGGACCTGCAAACGCTGACATGGACTGCTCCAAAACAACAGGCGTTCATCACAAAACTTAGATGGGATGCTGAGAAAGCtagaatacaatacaataaagacTACTATACCCACAAATGTCCTGACTTGCTGAAGAACTATGTGCAGTATGGGAGAAGCTTTCTGCAGAGAAGAG AGCATCCCGCAGTGTCTCTCCTCCAGaagtctccctcctctccagtcAGCTGCCACGCTACAGGTTTCTACCCTGACAGCGCCATGATGTTctggaggaaagatggagaggagaTTCATGAGGATGTGTACCACGGAGAGATCCTCCCCAACCATGATGGATCCTTCCAGATTACTGTTGAACTGGACGTTTCATCAGTCCCACCTGAAGACTGGAGGAGGTACGACTGTGTGTTTCAGCTCTCTGGTGTGAAGGACATCGTCACCAAACTGGACAAAGCAGTGATCAGGACCAACCAGG TTTGTTCCTATGGGTTCCCTGTTGGTGGTGTTATTGGAATTGTTGTAGTACTTCTGCTGCTGGCACTGTGCATCACTGGACTCTTCATCTGGAAAAGAAACTATCATG GGTTCCAGCCTGCTAACA TGGGGCAGTGA